Within the Rosa rugosa chromosome 2, drRosRugo1.1, whole genome shotgun sequence genome, the region TCACTCGATCATCTAACTCGCCTGGAGATGAGAGGAAAGGTCGATTTGAATCAAATCCTGTACCTGATCTAGATGGATATCATGCAATTATTCTGATGATTACACACACGTATATATCTGATCATCTAACTATTTTGGAGAGTTGCATATGTGATTTCATTACTAAACAGGACTCTAATTCAGTACATAATACTCACGAGGGAAATAAACAGGACTTTTAGGTTTGACTCCTACTGGGGGAATCTAATCTCCCTCCCCGTATCAAATACATATAGGTATATAGCGACATTTTGCCAAATGATTTGGACCTAAACGCTACTCTCAAAATGGGTGGAATTGGCCAAGCTTAGTTTCTCCTACCAACCTAGCTAATTTCCACATTAATTAGAAGCTTGTGTTTGGTCAAACTTCCtgtcattttattttcttgaatcATAAATATAGCTTGATGGGTCAAACTCATAACAGCAATAAATCTGCTTTATTCACTGGTAGTATTTACAGTActagttgaaagttgaaacgaACTGCATATTAAGGCTTGAGCACAGCAAGCACGAAAGTGATTTCTACAGCTGGTACTTTGATCTATTCTTCTTTTCTCGCTTTGGACGCAATGCACTGATTGGTATAGTTTCAATTAGACTGATCTCCGGCACTGAAAATCCTACCAGCTAGGATTTGGTTCAGCTACAACAGTGAATTGAAACAATGGCTTTGGTGTCAGAAGTGTACCACACTTGGAATAGAGTACTGAAAGCAGAAGCTATGATCCCAGAGCAAAACAGAAAACTTATATATTTTGGCTGCAATCTAAATTTACATGCAATCTCGATGATATTCGTTACAATACAAGCTTATCCCTGAACTTCCTAAACTTTTTTACAAAAATTTTATTACAGAAACAGGCAAGAATCATGAATGAATATGATCAGGACAAACTAAAATGACCTCACATCTAGTTTAACTTCCCCCAGTTCACGACAATCTTCTATCAACTAGATTGGGGTGACTTGCATCATCCTCCGAAGCCATTGATGAATCCTCCTTCAAGGAATGACAAGTTTTCCTCAAGGGATAACTCATTTACATGAACATCAAAAGGGCCATTGCGAAACCAACGAGCAGAGAAAGCATCACAACATCGTTGTAATTGCCTGGAAAACATGAAAACACATGCTTAAGGTTATGTTCAGAAGCAACTGAAAAGTAGGAAGGAAAACAAATTCACAATTAAAAGATTTATGTCACGTAATCCACAAGAAATACAGTGAGATGTCCACATGTAGGCAAACTGTAGTTTAAACTTTGCCGTTTTGAACTTTGAACAGCACTAGGGGACTGGTGGACTGCTTATAATAACATAATTAGCATTGAGGCAACAAATGATGCCACAAAGATAAATGACTAGGGTGTACTCACCCCTTTCTGCTGATGCTGCTGCAGGAAGTGCAGGAATCTTGACACCTGAAGTTCCACCAAGTCAGGCAGAAATCATCAAAACAAGACAGAGGATAGGAAATACAAGGTTTATGTATAACGAAGTACCACAAATACAAAGTATATAGTGACAAAAAGCTAATAGCTTATACATACCTTTACTGCATGTTGAAGCTGCTCCTTGAGAAGAGGTGGGCCAGGGAGCTGGAATGTTATCATTCAGATCACAAAGGAAGCTGACCCCTGAACTTTCAAATATTGCATCCGAAGGCAAGCTTGGCAAAAGACATCCAGATGCTATCAAGTGCAAAAgggtaaaaaacaaaaaaaaaagtcagttcAGAAGATTAAAACACAAAGAacaggaaaaaacaaaaaaaattcagcACACCACCCAAACGTATTTGCTTATTAAGTTTTAGTCTTGGTTCATTGATGTAAGGATGAGCAAATCACTTTCAGAGATGCCTTAGACAATAACTATGCAAGGATGACATATCCTGCCAGTAGCAGCCCCATATCTAGGGCCCTAACACATATCAGTTCATATAAAGACAGCTAAAAGTATAGTTAGCTGGCAtgaaatttcacaaatggtGACTGGCTGTCAGATAAAATGGCTGGCCCTCTGCAACATTATAAGAAGGGCACAGTTTCAAAACCTACAATGAGCCCACCCTTTTAATAATGCTAAGCAATTATTTGAGTATATTACAATTTACAATAATTTCGTAGTAAAAACGAAATGAAATTTTTACCTTGACTTCCAACTGAGGTGTACAAATTGTTGATCGCCATATCACAATGACATACACAAAACATTTCAAGTTTGTATTAGTAACATGATAAGAAATGCTTAGTTTGCTGAAAAAAATGGACTAGAAGAAAGCAGTAACCTTGAAGGGAGAAATCCTTGAGGCTTATATGACACAGGCTGTACACATCTTTGGTAATATTTGTTTTTCTTAACTTCATTCCCAGTGATGCAGCACAATCCAAAGCTTGCAAGTTGGTTATGAAACTCTGCTTTTGCAAGTGGGAAACATAGCTGTCCATGGCCGTACAGCAAGCTGTCTGGTTGCTTATCTCATCCCCACAGCCAAGTGCAACATGTTTCATATTTGGGAAGACCAGGGGGCAAACTGAAATTCACGCCAAACACAAATACAGGACCATTATTCCGACTTAACATTAGTCTCTCTAAGATATACAACATTCTGTTATGTCTTAACCGTGGGTTCTGATAATTTAGAGCTTAAGTAAATCAAAGTAGTTGAACACATACCCCAAGTTTTAACATATTAAATCCATACCAATGTAAATGGCTGACTATAAACTCACCCTTGTTAATCTTGCAATTTGAGAGTCCCCTTAGAACTTCCTTGGCATGAGAAGGATTGAGTTTACTTGCCAGCCAGCGAAGGACAATATTTTTGCAGTCATTGACTCTACTTATGTGATCAGGTAAGACAGCATGACCACCGTCTGTGCTCAAAAGATCAGAAGTTTTTGAAGCAATTCTCGTAGCAGCTTCTAATATGGCATTCTGACATGTTTGAGCGCAGCATTCTTTCACAGGGTCTATCTTCTCACAAGCGGCCACCAACTTGGAAGTATCCACTGTCTCCTCAAATTCAGTAACATCAATGATGGGGCAAGATGCATCAGTGAGATCTGTTGAACGAACTGAGCATATTTGCGCAAGGGTGTCATTTGCGCCCTGGCTAACCAAAATCTGCTTAATATCGGATAGACAATATTTTGCAGCCGTCCCATTTAAAGCAAGCACATTGGTGTATTTACTGGACTGACCGATGAGGATTGTGATAGTAGCTTCCAACTGTGGGCAACAAATAACGTTTGCCAGCAATGGTGCAAAAACAGACCAACAATCAATTGCGGTCATACTCATCAAACTCTCAGAAGCAGTGAAGTTCAGCATACATTGTCCTACAAGCACAGATCAACAGAATAaatgtggtatcagagcaacaAGACAACACCTATGCAATGCCTAAGGAAATCTAATTGAGCTAGACCAGTAAAGGAGGAGGGAAGAGAAATACCTGATATTTTTGGAACAGTAATGTTTGTGAATGGCGCCAATGGTGAAGGAGCAAGAAGGGGAAGAAACGGCTTAGGAGCCGCGGTAGGGGAGATCATAGGTAACATGCTATCTTTTTGCCTAATTGTCAAGACAGGATCTTTACGATAATCCAGGGCACCGGAACAAGATACATGGAGACCTATAAAAGAACAAACCAAGATGACTACGCAAAATCACACAAATTACTATCACAAATTGTTGGATGCATAGCTTCCCTTATAAATTTCCAGTCAGTTACAAAATCGAGTCCCACACAGGGGGCATTCAAAGATAGATACTTCACTCAAACTGCTGAAAGGCAATCACTTGTTCTAACAGCAATCAAAACCCCAACACTCTCCTAAACAATTACCCAAAATGCAGAGGATGCTATGCCTAGTGATAAGCAATGGGTTGAAAGATGCAAGATCATAACAAAATGCACCATGTACTAAAAATCTGGTACACACTTCCCCAAATCATGAGTTCCTCCACAAACCCAGTTTACATTGGCTCAAACTCTTAACAATTTACCAAAATTCAAGATCATGGCTTTAGAACCCAGAAAAGAAAGCAAttagaaaaaagagagaggtgAAGAATGAATAATACTCACAGAGGACCAATATGGAGAATTTTAAACAAGACATAGTtggcttcttcttgttcttgaaaAACACCCTTTGTTTCATGCCTTTGATGTTTGCAAGTGTGAGAGTTGGGATTCAGAGAAGGGTTTGGGGAGTGTGAAAAAGTAGAGCGGCAGGCATTTTGGGAaccaaaagagagagagatggatgaTGTTGTAGAAGTTAATATGAAGAGTGGAGAGGAGTGAAGAGAAGGAGCAGCAGCCATGAATGAGATGAGCTAAATTgaaagtggtggtggtggtgggcgTGGGGCCCCTGGAGGGGGAAGCAGTACTTAATAGCTGTACCGGTTGGGAAGGAAGGAAGGGGGAGAGTGGGTCCCACGCCTTTGGACCCGGAAACTCAGATAGGAAGAGCACTGGCGCATTAACGCCACCCGTTGCCTTTTTTCtcaacccctctctctctctctctctctctctctctcttctcttctctactCTACTCTAGAGTTTTGACCCACGCGCGGAGTCCGTGGCTCGTGTCTCAAGCACGTGTGGCGGGTTTGGAAGACTGACCGACGTCGTTTTGAGATAGGAAAGAAAGGAGGGAAATGGAACGACGTCGTTTGAGATAGAACAGAAAGAGAAgggaaatagaaaaagaaaaagcgccgttgccggggatcgaaCCCGGGTCACCCGCGTGACAGGCGGGAATACTTACCACTATACTACAACGACTTGGTTGTTAATGATCTACAGCTTTCTGAATAAATCGCAGGAAATTattgttgttattattattttggatGGAGACCTTACAAACCCGATTTCTATTTTTGAAAGAGGAAGGGAGAGTTTTTCTGAAGAGTGGACCGAGCGTGAACATGTTTTTAAGTAATAAGACTATTATTTACATAATTAGCTTCTTGTAAGATATAATAAAGAGAGATGTCTCCAGATGCCAATACCAACTTTCGAATGCGCGCGTCATGGAACGTCAGAACTTGATGCTTTGTTGTGGTGATGATTAATGATTGGTTGCAACGTTGAAAATGAATTACTTTGATAGGAAAGGCAAGTGAGAATGATGAGCATGATTGAGGTGGAGGGAGAATCTTAATGATGTACAAGTGGGGAATCCATAGCTTGTCTTCAACAACAAGCATGATGCGATGGGAAATAAGAAGTTGATTGAGTgtaataacaaaataaaaaggtATGTGGCATCAACTTTTACTGCTTCTGAAGAGACTCTACCATTGATAGGTCAACGAACAACGCCCATCTCCATCCAAGTGAAAAGAAAGGAGCAAAATATGGAATAAAGTTTCCAATGCTATTATGAATCGTCCTTCAAGCTCAAATAACATTTATTCAAATTGTTACAAGTTTACTATAACTTAATTTTTATGCTGGAATGAGTAACCTACAAGGTGGTAACGTACAAATAACTACACTTGAGTTATTTATGGAACTTACTCTCCAAAATAATGTTACTCATCATTACTTTGATAATAGAATcggatttgttttttttttttgaactaacAAGAAGTTGAAAAATGCTTTCTATGTAGACGGTGCTCATTACTAGTAATGAATCCTAGTTTCCAAATTCAAAGTTCGACCACAATAGTCAGTACGAGGCCCACAATTTCTGGTCTTATAAGCCCTACACATGATGTTACTTCAATTTTCTAAATTCCAAgatttacaacttacaacttACAAGAACCCAAAATAAGGATTTACTATTTTCATGAAAAAATTTCTCTAAAACAAATTTCTACATGCATACTGAGAAACATAAACTAATTTGAAAGACAGAAGGATACGACAAAATGAACCGACACAAAGAATCACCAAAGTAATAAACTAATCGACCTCCGGAATACTTTGGAGGGCAGGCCTCCACGGCCGTTGATGCTCCTCATACCGATCATCGCCGTCGTCGATCACCCTCGCCAATAGTTGCTCCACCGTCAACACGTCCATAGCGCCGCCTCTTGATCCCACCAACTCTTCCAGCTCCCTCTTTGTCATCTTTATCTTCACCTCATGATGATCTCCACCGCTACTACTCGGTCTTCGTCTACAGGAGGACGAGGAGGAACCTGAAGAAGATCTGAATTGAACCTCACCGAGAAGCTTCTGCTTTTCCGGCTGCTGCGACTGGTGGAGCTTACACACGTTGACCCACCCGTCGTCGTCGTTGGCCCAAACCGCAGAATCACGCCTCAAACAGCAGTTACCCATAGCCAGCTAGTTAACCGAGAGTCCGAGACTGATGATTTTGATTAGTCGAATCGTATAACTCCAGCAAGAAAAATATAGAgctgaaagaagaagagagaggttGAAGAAGGGGAGGATTGTGTTATTTATAGAACCAGGTGGGTGAGACCGCGACAAAACTTTCAGCTTCCAAGAAACAACTGcatatgatgatgaagatgaacaatattataaTCTTGACGGGGACGTACGGCCAAGTACGTGCAAGCACTGATTAAGCCGCAGCTTAATGAAAATGATTAATCAAATCAAGGAGGACGGTTTTGGTTGGAAATTTATGTTTGATTAGTAGTATACAAGATCTGGGTAGCTGAGCTAGGTTGGATTGGCACGTTGTGATTTGTCTGCATGGCAATTTGTTAGAGTTCTAGAACGGGAaaggtcaaaagtcaaaaccctTGTTTCTTACTTAGAAGTTAGAACTAGAAGGAAGGAGAATAATATACTGGTTTGATTTTGCCGTGTGAATTGGAATTTGGGACGGGATATTTTCGTGCTTAAAAGATATCAAAACGAGGAAAATGGTGTGAACGTAGATGTAAAGATGGGATCTTTGACTTGGGGTTGAGAAAATTAATAATATAATTATATGTGCTTGATCAAGTTCTTGGGTTAGGTTGGTCCAGTTGGACAACAATCCTCTAATTAGTCTTAATATTCTTCCTAGCTAAGAGTAAGTAACTTAAGTACCATAAGTCCATAACTAAGTTATACTTCTTTGAAATTTCTTTTTCATCTTATATATATAGCAACACTTAACCGATCTAGCGCTTAGATATTgcagtttgtttgtttgtttatgtaATGACTCACAATTCACCAGCTAATTAGAAGttacatgtcaattcataatatcTTAAATTCTCAATTAAGATTTGACTACCACCAATTATCAAAAAGTAAATGTGATTTACTACGTTATGCTTTACACCATGTCGCAATTTCATACTTATGATTTTAACTTCACAAGTTCATAAACCATAAACCTACCAATTACATAGAACATGTTGTTTGAGAACATCGATATATAGGAAGGCTAGCTAGGCCCGCTAGGCCGCTAAGGTAACTAGTGTTAGCTGTTGGCCAAGAAAACTCATTAGTATAACCCAGCTCCAAAGGCAGGCTTAATTTCAAACTAACGACCCCTCAGTATCAATATTACAAATACACAGTATGCAAGATAGGATCGTCTTATCATCAAAGTTTATCAAATGAACAAACAACATTAGCACTAACAGTTAATTAGTAACCTTCTCAAGACGTACAAACGATCATTCCTTTGGATGTAGTTGTATACCAAAGAAGGTCAAGAACCTCATCAGTAGTAGAAGTGACATTCTCAGTTTCTCACTCACTCATTATCTATGAGTCTCAGAATCAATGcttgaaaaatcattttcaatgcTTATAAAACGTTGCGAGCCACCAGAATAATATACTGCTTTGATTTTGCTGTGTGAATCGAATTGTAATTGGGAGGGGATATTTTCGTACTTAAATGATTGATCAAGACGAGGAAGATGGTGTGAACGTGGATGCAAAGATGGGATCTTTGACCTGGGGTTgagaaaattagtagtatttaTATTTGCTTGATCAAGTTCTTGGGTTTATAGTTAGGTTGGTCCAGTTGGACAACAATCCTCTAATTAGTCTTAATTTTGTTCGTAGCTAAGAGTAACTATAAGTACTATAAAACTAAGTTATACTTTGAAATTTCTTTTTGATCTTAGCAACACTTAACCGATCTAGCTTAGATATTGTagtgttatttatttatttatttattattattattacttttttttttaatgtaatgaCTCACAATTCACTAGCTAATTTGGAGGGGCAATTCTTAGGtctacagagatgatctttaaatgctaatttaagatatggaccgttggattataaatgtATTAAGTAAActgtaaaaatatgttaatcgacaatatgGGGGTGAATATACTCGTTCACCCTAAGGGTGAACCTAACAATTGTCTAATTTGGAGTTATGTGTCGTTAACATGTAACATAGTATCTTAAATCTTCAATCGAGATATGACTACCACGATTATCAAAAAGTAAATGTTATTTCCTATCTTGTGCTTTGCAACTTGTCACAATTTCATACTTATGATGATTTTAACTTCAAAAGTtcatcattctcaaaaaaaaaaaaaaacttcagaatttcATAAATTGCCCCATAAACCTACCAATTTCATGGAACATGTCGTTTGAAAACATCGATGGGAAGTGTAACTAGTGTTTGTTGTCAGCCTAGAAAACTCATTAGTATAGCCCAATTCCAAACTAATGATCCTTCAATGTCAATATTACAAATACGCAATATCGAAGATAAGATCGTCTTATCATCAAAGTTTATCAAATGAACATACAACATTGGTAATATCAGTCATTAACCTTCTGAAGACAAAGGGTCATTCACTGATTTCACTCATTCCTTTGGATGCAGTTGCATACCAAATAAGGTCATTAACCTTCTGAAGACAAAGGGTCAAGAACCTCATAGTAGAAGTGACATTCCCACTCACTCATTATTTATGAGTTTCAGAATCAATGCTTGAAAAACATTTCCAATGCTTCTAAAACTTCGCGAACCACCAAATAAGTCATAACAAAACTGGTTTGACATGATTATATGTCAAGCATTCCCTTCAATTACGTCTTAATCAGCTCTCATTTTCAATGATCAAAATTCTTCAATCTCCCTTTTTTCATCAATCATAATCAACCTCCTTTTGGGAAACTCTAGTTTTTACTCGAACTTATAAAAACCAAGCggtaaaaacaaacaaaaaagagaagaaaccaATACACACTTTTAAGAGACACGCGCCCATCATTTTCTATATAAAGAAGGGTACTCTGGTTCccaccacaacaacaacaacaacaaaaactatTGATCACCAACTTAATGAACCCCTCAAACGGTGCCGATTCTCGTCGCCGGAAAACGACGTCGTACCGGCGCCACACTCACCGGCCTCCGTCCAGTCCACTTCAGCACTGGAAGCTCCACGACGACAAATCCACCAGAGCCTCCGAGGCCTCTGCTCGGAAGCTCGCCGCCGGGCTCTGGAAGCTGCGCTTCAGCGAAGTTTCATGGGGTACAGAGCTCAATTCTGGTTCTGATGATCATCTTCGAGCTCACCTTGAGGTAATTCTAATTCAATTTTGATAATTTTTGTGTAAGTTTCGattttttaattcaattgtGTGTTGGCATTGTGATTATATGGATGGGTTCAATTTTTGTTGTACAGATCTTATTGTATGAAACCGATAGCGATTGTTTAAGGGTcaagattttgaggaaatttcgAGTCTTTGAGACTTTGAAATCCCATTGACGTTTTTTTCTTTTACCGTAGGTTGTTACAAATAGCAAGAACATGGATGTTCAGTGGTTCATGTTTTGAATGTATTAGCATTGGTTTCAGAATGGTTTTTGAGGTCATGTTTGAACTTtgatgttgtttttattttggttttgttttagcTTGAATCGTCTTTGACATGTTCCAAATTGGGATTGGAGAGGGCAACAAAGTGGGATGCTTGCTGCCGGAATGAATCGGATGAAATTTGTGGGGTTTATATGAAAGATTGTCGAGTGAATACTGTGTCTATGGTTTCGGCAGTGAATGATGAACTAATGAAAGCTAGATTGAGCATTCGAGAGCTTGAAGCTAAGCGGAGGTCTTTCAGGAAGAGAGTCAAACACTTTTTGAGTAAGCTTGAAGAGGAAAGAGTATTGCAGAAGCGCAGAGAGTGCCAGAGAGATCGTGCGGTTATTAAGGAGTTGATGAAAGAACTAAGCAGGGAAAGGAGGAGTCGTCAATGGATGGAAAATCTTAGCACCAATCTGGTCAGTCGGTTAGCCAATGCAAAGTTGTCTGCAGACCAGTTCATGAAAACGTACAAGGAAGAGAAACAAAACAGAAGATTCATGGAACAAGTTTGTAGCGAACTAGCTGAACACCTTGGAGAGAACAAGGCTGAATTGAAGGCATTGAAAAGAGAATCCATGAAAATTATTGATGAattggaagaagagagaaagatgtTGCAGATGACTGAGGCTTGGCGTGAAGAACGAGTGCAGATGAAGCTGATTGATGCAAAACTGGCTCTTGAAGATAAATATCATCAGGTGAACAAGCT harbors:
- the LOC133729887 gene encoding uncharacterized GPI-anchored protein At1g61900, which encodes MKQRVFFKNKKKPTMSCLKFSILVLCLHVSCSGALDYRKDPVLTIRQKDSMLPMISPTAAPKPFLPLLAPSPLAPFTNITVPKISGQCMLNFTASESLMSMTAIDCWSVFAPLLANVICCPQLEATITILIGQSSKYTNVLALNGTAAKYCLSDIKQILVSQGANDTLAQICSVRSTDLTDASCPIIDVTEFEETVDTSKLVAACEKIDPVKECCAQTCQNAILEAATRIASKTSDLLSTDGGHAVLPDHISRVNDCKNIVLRWLASKLNPSHAKEVLRGLSNCKINKVCPLVFPNMKHVALGCGDEISNQTACCTAMDSYVSHLQKQSFITNLQALDCAASLGMKLRKTNITKDVYSLCHISLKDFSLQVGSQASGCLLPSLPSDAIFESSGVSFLCDLNDNIPAPWPTSSQGAASTCSKGVKIPALPAAASAERGNYNDVVMLSLLVGFAMALLMFM
- the LOC133731457 gene encoding uncharacterized protein LOC133731457, producing MGNCCLRRDSAVWANDDDGWVNVCKLHQSQQPEKQKLLGEVQFRSSSGSSSSSCRRRPSSSGGDHHEVKIKMTKRELEELVGSRGGAMDVLTVEQLLARVIDDGDDRYEEHQRPWRPALQSIPEVD
- the LOC133729888 gene encoding uncharacterized protein LOC133729888, with protein sequence MNPSNGADSRRRKTTSYRRHTHRPPSSPLQHWKLHDDKSTRASEASARKLAAGLWKLRFSEVSWGTELNSGSDDHLRAHLELESSLTCSKLGLERATKWDACCRNESDEICGVYMKDCRVNTVSMVSAVNDELMKARLSIRELEAKRRSFRKRVKHFLSKLEEERVLQKRRECQRDRAVIKELMKELSRERRSRQWMENLSTNLVSRLANAKLSADQFMKTYKEEKQNRRFMEQVCSELAEHLGENKAELKALKRESMKIIDELEEERKMLQMTEAWREERVQMKLIDAKLALEDKYHQVNKLITDVETFLRSRFATLDMPELRKAELILQEVKSLNIQDIEEFTYVALKSDDIFSTFEEFRPYEGKGREIKPCICHSASSHDPKFHPSSPDNNRVNKNPLPSYSNCLNGYSSGVQESARGWANGSHSEDQGSCHSSGGHNSSIIRVSQCRHVSRSGSACNDNAGQSSPDTEIIEVCPVSEQQSEQKLSSMSKLWRSFPTNGEVFKIILDEDKSRLSNGVTSRLQRNDADSRLTEHETRHRDSNEHLFPLDIANPHITRGMKGRIEWPRAIQKNGSNAKLLEAKIESQRSQLRHVFKQSFR